CGGTTACGGTTCTACCTTGAAGGACTAACAAGGAACTTCATATAGAATAGGTAAGAACATGTTCTGTGTTGTCTGTGGCTGAGGGGGTTCGTGTCATACCATCACACTCAAGACAGGCAGGGCTCATGACCGACTTGACATCACATTCAACGGACAAGAATCAGTCAAACCAAACAGATTTTGTATGTATGGATGGTATCAAGGTTGCCTCTAGGGCAACAAAACAACAAAGTCAATCCCGCCATCCCGTATTTCGTGGATCCTCAGCGCACAATCCTTCGTTCGTTTTCTAGAAACCCTCCTCCCCAAACTCCAACCCCCATAATGCAAATGTGCCTCCTGCCAGGATTCCATGgcacaagaagaagaatgagaaaaaaggaagacGCGTCTGACACGCCACTGGACTGACACACCACGGACCACGGAGGTGGGAGGGGTGGCGGATGATGGCCACGCCTATCCGAGAATAgcatggcggcggctcgCGATCATCAGCTTCTGGGCGTAATCGTAGCCGTCCTCgtacgccgtcctcgccagcCACGAATCCAGGGGAGACAGCGCCGGCATGCTCGGGAGCGGCGAGGTACCGTACCGGGGCCTCTCCTAGGACGGCTCGTGGACCGGGAATGGGCCGGGGACCCAAGGCCCCTCCGCTTCGTAGTAGGCGCAGGAGCTCTCCTAGAGGGACGGCGCCTGGAAGAGCGCGACGGTGGCGCAGAAGTTGTTGCGGTTGTCACTGTCGAGCGCCGCGCTCTTGCCGTTGACCGTCACCATGTTGACGGCCGCCTTCGTGCTTAGGCCGAAGAACTTGACGTCGCTGTTCTCGAGCGACACCATGTGGTCCTGGCAGTTGTTCTGGCCGACGCACACCTGGTCGTAGTTGTCGAAGAAGGAGTacaggccggcgccgtagATGAGAATGTCCTTGGAGTCGATGGCGCGGACGCCCCACGTGCGCGCGCACCTGTTGCCCTGCCCCGCGCAGAAGGTGTCGAAGTTGGGGTCGAGGATGGCCTGGTTGACGGTGAAGGGCGTCTTGGCGTCCGGGTTGCCCTGGAAGTAGGCCGTCTCGGTCTGGATGTGCGCCATGTAGACGTTGGAGGCCTTGTTGAACTGGTAGTTGTACAGCACGTTGTGCTCCGACGCCGTGCCCCAGAACCAGGTGCCCTTGGTCGCCTCGCAGAGCACGCCGCGGCCGTTGTAAATGTTAATCTGGGCCTTGCGGTCCGGCAGGTCGAGCTCGTGGTCggccacccaccaccacgtGTTCTCGAAGTAGCCCGACGACTCGGCCGTCATGTGGGTGAGCATGTAGGCGCCGATGCACTCGGGGTTGGCGGGCGCCGTCACGTTGGGGTTCTTGGCGCACTTGTCCGACTGGAGCTGGGTgccggcgctgcctccgATGCGGAAGTGGACGTCCCAGAGGCCGGCCGCACCGGGCGTGGACCCGGCGATGTTGTACTCCAtgaggatggcgccggcctggggTCCCTGGGTCTGGATGATGAGGTCGCTCATCTCGAACGTACCGACGTCGCCAGGCTTGCCGACACGGAAGACGACCTTGGGGTTGGCCTGGTCCTTGAAGGCCGCGCCGTTGGCCATCAGCAGAGGCCAGACCTCGCCCGTGATCTTGATGTCCTTGGGCACTTCGACCGTGTCCGAGATGATGTACGCGCCGTGGTCAAAGTAAACAATGTCGTtggggccggccttgttgaaCAGCGCCTGGATGGCCGCCGTGTCGTCGCTCTTCCCGTCGCCCTTGCAGCCGTTGGCCTTGGCGCTGAGGAACGAGCTGGCCGGCACCTTCTCGTACTGCGGCTTGCTGCGCGTGACAACCTTGCCGTccgaggcgaggaggacggcgggcttgacgacggcgtcctggGCGGCCTGGACAGccttgccgctgccggcggcggcgcccgtgTATGTCTTGCCCTGGATGAAAGATGCGATCTTTTGGTTGCCGGGGAGGATGGTGGCCTTGGTGTCGAGCatctggacggcggcgggaacGTTGGCCGACATGtcgacgttgtcgaggaTCAGACTGCCGTTGGTCGCGGACGATGCCGGGCTGTAGGCGGTCAGGATGCCGACGGGCGTGTTGCTGATGACGctgtcgaggagcaggacgGAGCCGACCGTCTGCGAGGCGCCACCGCCGTTGGACATGTCGATACCGACGCCGCAGTTGTTGATCTTGACGTCCTGGAAGGTCCAGAGCCAGTTCCAGTTCATGTAGACGGCCGTCTTGCAGTTGTTGAAGGCTGTGCATGCAACACGTCAGTTTTGGGCCGTaaaaagaggaagatggaCAAAAGGGTAGACAGGAAAAATGGGaggatgggaggggggagtGGAGGACTTACTCAGGTTACGCGTGGTGAACTGCTGCGATCCCATGAAAGCACCATACTTGCCGCCGTTGAACGTCAGGTCGGTCATGAAGCCGCCAGACCCGTTGTCGATGAAGATACCCTGCTGGACGTTGGCTTCGCCTCCGTCGGTGCGCATGTTGAAGACGATGTTCTGCAGGCTGGTGGCCTGGGCGACCTGCCAATGAATGCCGGCACCGGAGGTGAAGGGCATGCCAGTCAAGTCGATGTTGAAGTTGCGAACGAGCTTCCAAAAGTCtaagagagagaaggggcTAGGTTAGCAACGGGGGGACTTTCACAACACGCACAAGTCATCGAGGGTTAACTTACTGTTCTGGTTTGTGTGAGCGTTGTTGCCCTGGTTGTCGTACGGGTTGGCATCGATCACGGCCATGCCGGTGAAGCTCGCAGCCGCCTTGATGGTAGGCAGGGCGGTGGCATCTCCGACCATGTGAGTGTAGTACTTCATCACGATGGGCTTGCTGACGACGTAGGTGCCGGTCGGGAAGTAGACGAGAGCAGGCGTCGTGGTCTGGGAGTCACAGCCGAAGCCGCAGCGGTTTCCGTCGTCCATCGCTAGATACATGAGTTAGCTCTTACGCATATCAAGAGATGGaacagagggggggggctctTACCGGCCTGGATAGCAACGGTGTCGTCGCTGGAGCCATCGCCCTTGGCACCGTAGTCCTTGACGTTGCGGTAGATCTTGTAGTTGGCATCACCAAATGCAGAGGTGCCGCGGCGCTCGATCGTCGAGACCCagaagccggcggccgcaCCGGGGGTGGCGGCCTGGGGCACGGGATCGGGCGTAGGAGCCGCGAGCGCGTCCAGAGAGAAGAGGCGCAAGGCCAGGAGGGTGGTCGTGAGGACCGAGGAGAGACCCATCATGATGTAGAACCAGCTGATCGTGGGGTTCCTCTTGTGGTTTGTTGGTGGTAATGAGAACGAGGGTATAGACTGCCCAGGGCCTCGACGTTAGCTTGATGTATATGCAGAATAGTCAACGATGttgatgctgatgttgaTGAGAGGCGGCTGCGATTAAATACAAAACGCAGCAACCTGTAgaagttgaagaagaaacTCGAGACTGCTCAAGTATAAAATATGTAGAAAGACAGAGTTGAGTTTTTGTTTTCTTGTGCTCTGTACCAGAAGAGAGTTGAAAGGAGGGACGGGGCAGGATGGCTGTTCCTCTTCACAAACGGTCCATGGTTGAGTAGCCACTACCTTAAGTATGTCAAGTGCGTGAGTGTCAGTGACTAACTGACAATTCACTTGCACCGGCCTGCTCCACGAACACCCTTATTGTCTGTGACTAAGGAAGACTGATGCGCGTCACAAGCCTGGATCATGTCCCATTGTTGCCCTTTCAGACAAGACAACCCTCTTTCACCTCGAGTTCCATCGAAGCAGACtgaaagggggagggagggccTGGGTTACTACAAGTCATACGTCGCCGTGCTTGTTGGGGAAATACCATGCCACCGAACCCGACCGCAACAGAGATTAGAGCCGAGACAATGGGCCGGCCGGGAGGGTGTGAGAATGAGAGGGTAAAGGAGCCACGGGGTCCGAGTCGGGAAGATGGTACACACAAATCAACACGCAACACACTACTCACCAGACGAGGGCCGAAAGTGACGACAGTAGCGGGTGACGGCCGATCAAGGCGCGCACCGGTTAGGTTGGATTGGATTGAGTGAATGAGCGACTTGAAAACGAACAGAATAGGCAGAGAGGGTGAGTTATTCCCTCTTGGGAAGACTCGACGAAAGGAAAAAGAGCGTCGATGGGAACGAGGTTGAGAcgagagggaagggaagggaaggaatCACAAGCTTTAGGAATAGGTTGACGGCAACATCACCGTCTTATATCGGCCTTACGTACCCTTTGGTCCCTCGTCGCATGCCTCACAGGGCGATTTAATACCCCCATGGTGACTGGCTTTACAgtacctctctctctctctctcttctctgtCACTCTCAGTCTGAAGCAAGCTAGGGCCCTGGATCCCGGTTCCCCAAGCAGAAGAGCTACTtgtggggggagggggggatgacTGGATCTCGGTCTCCAGCGCGGAAGGAGGACGAGTAGAGTTGacaggaggagaagaggagggaatGGGGGCAATACTAGACGTCCGTGGCCcggccgagctcgtcaaACCAAACCTAGCCGGCACCAGGTAAAGCGTAACCTTTGCTGGTTGTTACCCCTCGTCTCGTTCCGCCGGCTTGCCGCGATGGATAGGCAATCCAGGATCGAGGATAAAAATGCGATGAAACAAGGATCAGGAGAGGGGCGCTATTGGCTGGGAGAGAATATAGCTTCAAACAGGGttgaggagagagagggaggggaggggggtgggtgcGTAGTACGGGTGCTGCCAGCAAGTCAAGTCGGACCAGATGGGCGGGCAGTGTAGTGAGTGTATGGAAACAATAGATGCGGAAAACAGAAAACAGAAAAACAGCACACGCAACTAGTTCGGACGAGAAGCGAAGGCCCTGTCTGGAGCtcagggggagggggtcggTCAATGCGATGCCACAGCCGCCCCTAGTCTGAGATGGACCGCCACAACCATCATCCTTCACCCTTGCGAcctggccggcctgcttCTGGAACACCCCACTGCTGGTGGTGTTCTGGTGGTGAGAGGTTGATTAGATCAGGTGCAAGGCCAAGGACTTGGGAGCTCGGGAGGGAGAGTAGGAGTTGGTGATTCGATGGATGGCCTGCATTAGGATTATGtaggagaagagagaagaacgAAGAACCTGGACGGACGGGCCATAGGCATAGGGGCTAAACTCCACAGAGACGGCAAGTCAAGCATCGGAAGATcagcccgcccgcccccaaGGAGAAAACTCAAAAGACTCTGCAACAAGCTGGCTGTGTTTCTACTATCTGTACTGCTACTCCTATACCTATATGTATATGTATACATAGAGTAGCACATGGACAAAGTCACCAATCGTCGAAAGCAGGTCATTCAACAGTCAGAGACAGCATAAGGTGACCCCTTAGAGAATATGAAAGACCAACAAGGAAGAAAGCGAGATTGATTGTTTGTCCTCCCCATTGTCGATttttgcccccccccttgcccttgtcAATCTTCCCCCCACCAAAACCCGCCCCTCCACGGATGAGCAACAGCAGGGattcctttttcttcttcgggGGAGGGCACAAGGAGACGCCGGGGGGTTTTTCAGGATCGGGCATAGCGCCGTTTCAAGGCCGTCTGCCCTCCACCAGCGGTAGAGGCAGAGAGGGAatgcgtgtgtgtgtctaGATTTGGAGACGCCCAGCAGCGCGTCGCGACCGATTCCGCCCCCCGGCACCGGGCCTTGTGGTTGTCATTGTGCGTCGGGCGCGCGCCGTTGGTTGGATGGGGTTTGCTCCCACGGGAGATGAtgggagagggaagagagcGAGGCGCTTGTGAGTCCTGATGCCCATTCGTGCGTGTGTCCCCCTTTAATGTCCCACCACGTCACTCTGTATGGTTGAACGAGTTCCAGACTTGCGACGGATAGACAGATAAACAGACAGCCACCCAGCTACTGCCAGGCTTCGTCCACCTGGGTGACGGAACGGACCATGGGCTTGGACGCCGCGTACAACCTGTCAACTGAAGCCACGGATGCGGCAGAAGCATAGACGACAGTCATGGAAGTTGACGAGGTGCTACAGGCATGTCGTTACACGGGTTCTATCGTCTGCACGGAGTAGGGTTGAGCTGCCTATCGCCGAGGCTACCTCCAAACAGAATTAGACGCCCCCCAGCCCGTGAAGAAtaagatgatgatgatgatgaagggCGTGACAACCTCTGCCACGAGGGAGCTCGAGATGAGACATACATGTCATCACATACATCGTCTCCGAGCACCTCCCTCGCGGATGACTCTCCTTACCTCTCCCCCAACCCAGTCGAGGCTACTAGGCTACTGCACTACCACCCCGCGAGATTCACAAGACTCGGCCCTTCTCCAGAGTCAAGCGCCGTCACATGGGCGCGGCATCTTGTCTCTTCcgcccatccatccccaGACTGGGCCCTCTAAAATGGAGTCTGCCCGTTCAGAAGCAGCAGACTGCCCGTGGCGTAGCTATGAGAAGGTTGCCGCCGGCTTGTGGGGAGAAGCATCTACGATGATtgaggtttttttttgggggggcgGGGTGGTAAATTTGATGAACAACGAATATGACAGCAACAGTCACTTCTCGGCAAgcccgtctctctctctctctctctctctctctctctctctctctctctctctctctctctctctctctctctctctctctctctctctctctctctctctctctctctctctctctctctctctctcggatGGTCTCTAGATACTCATACTTCGTGAGGTCGGTCAtctgcgtgtgtgcgtgcccgcccccgcctcccTTGCAGGACTTCATATCCGCTGTCAACCGCCGGGACAGGCCCGGGAGGCGCATATTACATGCACGCATGCAAGCGAGTTCGTagacgacgagggcatcGCCGTCCCACGGTCGCCAGACACACTAGCTGCATGCCACAGCACACCTATTGCACTCACTCCCGAGTTTGTCATGCCGTACCTGAATGGCTCCATCGCCGGTGCAACGCTGAAGCTTTTGCATCAGTCACATCCAGCGCAACCTGCGCCTTTTGAGCCTTGTGATACTCGCCGTACTATAACACACATGTCCTGGGGCTCTCGGGGACTCAGTGCTTTCGTTCTCGAGGGCTTGGTGTAGAGGTCGAACAGACACGTCTTTCCGCTCTGCACTCTACTCTACAGAGACATGTTCGCAACGCATTGCCCAAGTCGACGCCGGTCCCAAACAAACGCAGCCTCACAATGCGGGAACCAGCAACCAGCACATCATACACCCTCGCCAGCGCGGCCGTTTCGAAACGTCCCGTCACCGACACACGACTCGACTTGACTTTGTTGTCTGCCTTGCTCATCCTTGCTATGTGCAATACTGAGTGTGTGGGTTGTACCTCCTCATCTGTCCAATTGAGTTTCTGGAATAGTATAAATATCGCCCAAGAGTCATGTCCCTATTCTAGTCAAACCCTCGTTGAAAGtaagccccccccccgtcaGCGCATCTCGTATCGCGCCCGCACTCTACCTGCGCATATATGACCCTATTCCTAGTCACAAGCGAGACTTCTGCCAAGCCTATGCGGGTCCTATATATCAACTGCGCGCAGGGGCCGGCAAGTAAAGCCAGGCACAGCAACGCGCAGGAGGGCCGCCAGTTGAGAGTCATGATCGCGTGTCTCTAAAACTTTTAAACTCGCAGCTATATAGTTATATGTCGCCCAAACCACCACGTGCATTCTAATGTTGCACCACGCcacacaccacccacccatcTTTTTATCCCGGTTCTTTTTGACGGAGATTATCCTCATGCACCAAACATTAAAACAGAATTATTGATTTTTAAAAAGACGGCGGTTTGGGAGAAGCCAAAAAAGCATACAACGAAGAAACATGGTTTCTCGTAAACGTGTCCATGAGAAAGTTACGCATTACTCATGGGCAAAGGAAGCACAGTAAGCTACTCTCTAGGTAGTAACAATGCTGCCCCCGTCCCCTCATGCGTCCTTGTCTTGTAGTCAGGTGGCGTCTCCGTGTTCCCCTGTCCACATGGCCTACAcgctcgacgccgaaggGCAGAGCTCGTGGCCGCGCCGTGCCCTCGTGGAGGATGCTGTCGTCCGAGGCCGCGCCCGCCGATCGGATCGTCAAGTCGTGAGACCTCTGGGGAGAAGTGgacagccccccccccccccccccttcctccgACCGTTCGTTCCAACGGTTCTTACGGATACTAGGTCACGGAACGCCTCTTCCACACCCTCCCCATACCTCCCCGCTGACCTCTTTTCCCTGTCTCCCCGCACGTCTTTTCCCGCCTCCTAGATCATTTGCGACGGTCGTCGCCAGTGGTGCAGATCTCGCTTAGGGAGCAAGCCGGCCGGCCTGATGCGAGCCATCACGAGAGTCGAGGCGCTAAACAAAGGGCTTGACCAACGTAGCTGCTGTTAGAAGACAAGGAGGGCTTGGCCGGCTTCTCTACGGCGCCATTCTGGCCTCCTCCACGAcgggtgaggaggaggacgaaccTGGAGACCCTGGAGGCCTTGGGGTAATAAGGGGGGAAAACCTGGGGTTGGCATAGAGTAGATGAGAGAACATGAAGCATCAGCCACAGTGTcacgaggccgagctcaCCCCTCCCAGTCGTCCTTCGGGCACCAAGATCCTCAGCTATTCTGGGGCAAGCTTCGTTaacagaggaggaggaggctgccAGAAAATTAAGACGAACTCGTGTTAGTCAAACTCCCTTCCCATCCTCTCCCGCCCCTCATCAGGCCGGCCCGACCGAATGGCGTCGCAT
The genomic region above belongs to Colletotrichum higginsianum IMI 349063 chromosome 2, whole genome shotgun sequence and contains:
- a CDS encoding Glucan 1,3-beta-glucosidase, translating into MMGLSSVLTTTLLALRLFSLDALAAPTPDPVPQAATPGAAAGFWVSTIERRGTSAFGDANYKIYRNVKDYGAKGDGSSDDTVAIQAAMDDGNRCGFGCDSQTTTPALVYFPTGTYVVSKPIVMKYYTHMVGDATALPTIKAAASFTGMAVIDANPYDNQGNNAHTNQNNFWKLVRNFNIDLTGMPFTSGAGIHWQVAQATSLQNIVFNMRTDGGEANVQQGIFIDNGSGGFMTDLTFNGGKYGAFMGSQQFTTRNLTFNNCKTAVYMNWNWLWTFQDVKINNCGVGIDMSNGGGASQTVGSVLLLDSVISNTPVGILTAYSPASSATNGSLILDNVDMSANVPAAVQMLDTKATILPGNQKIASFIQGKTYTGAAAGSGKAVQAAQDAVVKPAVLLASDGKVVTRSKPQYEKVPASSFLSAKANGCKGDGKSDDTAAIQALFNKAGPNDIVYFDHGAYIISDTVEVPKDIKITGEVWPLLMANGAAFKDQANPKVVFRVGKPGDVGTFEMSDLIIQTQGPQAGAILMEYNIAGSTPGAAGLWDVHFRIGGSAGTQLQSDKCAKNPNVTAPANPECIGAYMLTHMTAESSGYFENTWWWVADHELDLPDRKAQINIYNGRGVLCEATKGTWFWGTASEHNVLYNYQFNKASNVYMAHIQTETAYFQGNPDAKTPFTVNQAILDPNFDTFCAGQGNRCARTWGVRAIDSKDILIYGAGLYSFFDNYDQVCVGQNNCQDHMVSLENSDVKFFGLSTKAAVNMVTVNGKSAALDSAVPLGELLRLLRSGGALGPRPIPGPRAVLGEAPVRYLAAPEHAGAVSPGFVAGEDGVRGRLRLRPEADDREPPPCYSRIGVAIIRHPSHLRGPCVATGSLLDCDVLPRCVLSHIPYVPFQADSSRIGNVILSALSISSKLRPSSTHPAANLNIVVACDPLPSWPSFALDAITHTLRPPKRLTMDTPPAPSMRSKTRRALDELNGATTSPPSSSPRTTRNSPYLPTPTETIVLASFPVILFFGTVFSLLSPDVRASHYDAAAQAHSQSTAPSYFARKSNLFNIVFVKRGWFWITAAFFAFVLTHPATKNITTRVQATLRWALVTTWWFFVTQWFFGPAIIDRGFRWTGGKCELVEEKVEMGEGDAKEVFTAVACKASGGRWSGGHDISGHVFLLVLGTGFLLSEVGWVVMRWRGSSREERSVVMTDGAIKTATVESQGLRGEPVPGDALGLGGKFAAAIIGLSSWMLLMTAIYFHTWFEKVTGLVTAFVALRIVPTSNHSDLVLHEDMSPIKAPANLPELVKAAFAKARSNGDLTYYATQATVLDANSIPFQLRFSPALANKPAAPRPKPDEPHKPFDPFESPEKGPLFIADLPESSHNLVLNKFAVVPEHFILATKAFKQQNHLLEPDDLAATYACIEAYRRYHGDGELYAFFNSGPHSGASQPHRHIQLLPVARMKDGLQDDSRWDVLAKQLGSFDVPGLPFATFADRIHRDMTPEELHAIYLSLFKSAVEAVEAHIGAVDDPGNDDASISYNLAMTSDRLVVLPRLAEGAAICQDGTPVGKLSLNGTVLAGTALVKNEIEWNALKAEANGTIQLLQVLSKIGVPADAYHSRKL